The following proteins come from a genomic window of Lolium rigidum isolate FL_2022 chromosome 5, APGP_CSIRO_Lrig_0.1, whole genome shotgun sequence:
- the LOC124657203 gene encoding uncharacterized protein LOC124657203, translating to MGLLALERLLSVRRRRRQTQTRGIPNASGAKREGSPSQQESSSQGGKRTRSSGPELPEDIWQYIHSLLPLRDAARASCVSRAFQSSWRSHPNLTFDESIMGLKGQAYIDKVDQIMKKHSDSGVKTFEFEHDSYFDTSQLNSWLKIAVTPGIEELEISLSLEDEQEKYNFPCLLLFAGSGGNSIRRLDLSDCTFRPMAGLGCLTRLHLWEVHITGDELGCLLSSSFALEVLSLTDCSEINCLKIPCLLHRFVDLTVSYCSKLEVIENKAPNLCTVSIDSDVAHISIGDSLQVKELEMSCAVEFNLVYHARAKLPASMPNLETLSIISPGEMFSTPSVPGKFHYLKHLDIHLEVLLSEAFSPNYDYFSLAHFLDACPILETFSLEVDQTRMKHDSVLEDPSDLRQIPGHRYNNIKKVGIAGFCSAKSMVELTCHILENATSLECLTLGTILYGYENRLSDHKYGKCPGIGKHMIAEAHNALAAIERYVVGKVPSTVKLNVMKPCSRCHVLK from the exons ATGGGGCTGCTGGCGCTCGAGCGGTTGctgtccgtgcgccgccgccggcggcaaaCCCAAACCCGTG GTATACCGAATGCTTCTGGGGCTAAAAGAGAAGGCTCACCCAGTCAACAAGAGAGTAGTTCTCAAGGGGGCAAAAGAACCAGAAGTTCAGGGCCAGAGCTTCCAGAG GATATCTGGCAGTATATACATTCCCTACTGCCTCTGAGAGATGCTGCCCGAGCTAGCTGTGTTTCTCGCGCATTTCAATCTTCCTGGAGAAGTCACCCCAACCTCACCTTCGACGAGAGCATAATGGGCCTGAAAGGTCAGGCTTACATCGACAAAGTCGACCAGATTATGAAAAAACACTCGGACTCTGGCGTGAAGACATTTGAGTTTGAACATGATTCTTATTTCGACACCAGTCAGCTCAATAGTTGGCTTAAGATCGCTGTTACTCCAGGGATTGAAGAACTCGAAATTTCACTGTCTCTAGAAGACGAGCAAGAGAAATACAACTTCCCATGCTTACTTTTATTCGctgggagtggaggaaactcgatTCGGAGACTTGACCTCAGCGATTGCACCTTCCGTCCCATGGCTGGACTTGGTTGCTTGACAAGGCTACATCTGTGGGAGGTCCATATTACAGGGGATGAGTTAGGGTGCCTTCTTTCCAGTTCGTTTGCTTTGGAGGTGTTGAGTCTCACTGATTGCAGTGAGATAAATTGCCTCAAGATACCTTGCCTACTACACCGGTTCGTAGACCTGACGGTGTCTTATTGCAGCAAACTGGAAGTTATAGAGAATAAAGCTCCAAATCTCTGCACTGTTTCTATCGACAGTGATGTTGCACACATTTCTATTGGTGATTCGTTGCAAGTGAAGGAGTTGGAAATGTCCTGTGCTGTTGAGTTTAACCTTGTTTATCATGCCCGTGCCAAGCTTCCTGCCAGTATGCCAAACCTTGAAACTCTCAGCATCATTTCGCCTGGTGAG ATGTTCAGTACACCATCTGTACCTGGCAAATTCCATTACCTCAAGCACTTGGACATTCATCTTGAAGTTTTATTAAGTGAGGCCTTTTCCCCAAACTACGATTATTTTTCTCTAGCCCATTTTCTGGATGCATGTCCTATCTTGGAAACTTTCAGTCTGGAG GTTGACCAGACTCGCATGAAGCATGATTCAGTTCTTGAAGATCCCTCAGATCTGAGACAGATTCCAGGACACCGATATAACAACATCAAGAAGGTGGGCATCGCCGGCTTCTGCTCTGCAAAGAGCATGGTCGAGCTAACCTGCCATATTCTTGAGAATGCAACATCACTTGAGTGCCTTACATTGGGCACCATCCTCTATGGTTATGAGAATCGTCTGTCTGACCACAAATACGGTAAATGCCCAGGGATAGGCAAGCATATGATTGCCGAAGCCCACAATGCGCTCGCGGCCATCGAGAGAtacgttgtggggaaagtgccatCCACAGTTAAGTTAAATGTTATGAAGCCCTGCAGCCGTTGCCATGTTCTTAAGTGA